The genomic segment gagccttttttgaaaaaatttcaacttttataCTAGTATTGAAACGACACCATTTCATGCAGAGTCTTTAGGTgccaaaatggcaccgtttggcGCGACCCATGGGTGACTCGACCTGTTCGAccaggatccacgtgtttttgcCTTAAAGGGGTATTTGCCTGCACAGTCCCTCCGATTTTACAACGCGTTGTAATCTAGCCTTTTTTTTcgttctttccttttattttaaattagctGCATAGTTTTATTTTTACTTCATTTTAGTCCATTGCAGCGCTGCATTTTGGGGACTTGGTTTATTTCCTGTTTTGGTACCCCTCCTTATGCGCgtgtcacaatttaatcctttacgtTTCTTTATTTCGAATTCGCCCCATATTTtcgttttatttcaatttagtctgtGTTTTTTTAGCAATTTTACTATTCAGTTAATTATCTTaatgttattatcattatcatattataccattattattattatttattcatttatactttttaaattttaaattttaaattttaaattttgttatatatatatacatgcgttttttataatatatatacatatacatatttttatacattgtctacatatacatatatacctatacattctttatatattttataacttatatgcatatctatatatctatgtacatattttattttcatacatacatatatatatacatacttttataccttctataatttttataaacatgcatgtacatatacatattttcatgtacatacgtatatatgtatgtatatgcttacttatatatttatatacatatattttatataataattttgaaatatatacatacatatatttttcatatttccataattttatgtatatacacatatatatcttttatatttttatagttctattcattttctttgtttatttctttatttacattttcattattactttgaaagaatgttttgattttatttgcttatatgtaTTGTTATTTTGTATGTCATTGATTTCCCCTTTTTTATCCAATTTATTTTCATTGCTATTACTCGTATGCTACACCATCGTattcattaacattttgttacgcATACTAATAtcctttaaaaaattcaaaataaggcaatgttttgcgtttggaaattcgagaaaacgtgcccaaatgtgctgggtttcgatttttttcgttcgaccaaatagccaaatatccttttaaaaatttcacaataaggcaatgttttgcgtttggaaattcgagaaaacatgccctaatgtgctaggtttcgatttttctcattcaaccaaatagccaaatatcctttcaaaaatttcaaaataaggcaatgttttgcgtttggaaattcgagaaaacgttccctaatgtgctgggtttcaatttttctcgttcgaccaaatagccaaatatccttttaaaaatttcaaaataaagcaatgttttgcgtttggaaatttgagaaaacgtgccctaatgtgctgggtttcggtttctcgttcgaccaaatagccaaatatcattCTAAATTttaatccatgtcattcgagTTTTTAAGGAAAGtactttaaatctctttaaaattttcaattttcaacattaagacattaattaatcaactaggtaccaatttttggggcgttacgagggtgctaatccttcctcgtacgtaaccgactcccgaacctatttttctgtATTTCgaggaccaaaatcgttgttttaataaaaccaaATCATTTGTTAAAAACAACTGCTTTTTGaagtgacccaatcacacctcattaaaaaagattggtggcgactcccgtatttattttctttttcaaaatccaagtcgaccctgttTTATCAAAGAAATAGTGTCAACAGCTaagcgactccgctggggacatgattaagagagtcaagccacgagttcaTTAATTTTTGTCTGgttgtcaaaaattaaaattttggtttaaatgtatgatcctttcgttgcattttGTCCGTTGTTTTTGTGGTCTTTAATATGGTTACTTTTTTGGTTCAAGCCTTTTGATATtcttgcacattgcattgcatgaccgtgggtcacacccttttaagtgggagtgagaatttattccttcgtgaggttttcgcctccgtgcaggatagtggatccctttcgggatacatccatacctatgtcttcgtgagattttcatctccgtgcagccatagggaaatgtatccccttgaactaaactcggtccatatgagcctataacgggtgaggatcgaggaatatgctggttcgggtacctatgttttagaaccaaaccacatagaGTGAACCTTAGGAACCCACCCTAGATAAGAACTACTTCGAACCCTTAGTAGATGcccaaataggtgctttattaTTTCTTGCTTTTATTGGGTTTTATTTTGATACTAACTTGTTGTTTTGTTTTGGCTGCATGGCATTTTGACTATATGACATTTCATTAAAAGGTGTTGGTTCACATTCAATTACTAGATAGAAAAGCCAatcgaatttcttgataaagtggaagataatgcggtTATCCGGATATGGTCAGAAAAAATGCAACTCAAGAAAGGTGATAGTCTGACGAGGGGGtacacatcagaattatgggaTTTCACTAGTATCAACGTAACTCAGAATAATCTTCAAGATTTGAAAGAAATTTGGGCTCAATGGGATGATGAAGTCAATACTATAATTATGGTGATTTACCATACTTGCTCGACATCAAGGTGGATGAACATTTATTTCAAGCTTTGGCCCAATTTTGGAATTCTGCTTATAGCTGCTTCACTTTCGAGGAGGTAGACAtggtgcctactgtggaggagtatacagcTTTACTTCGTTGTCCGAGAATCCAAGTGGAAAAATTTTATTCTAGAGCTGCCAATGTTTTGACTTTTACAAAGAAGTTAACAAAAATCACCGGAATGAGCGAGCAATGGGTCGCGGCACGaatcaaacaaaaaggagaaaacaaatgttcccttggaaaagtttgcgagatgaGATTTTGGCACACCTAATCCAAAGTAAAAGGTCGATGTTTTTGCTTTGAGTATCTACGGGTTGGTTATTTTCCCTAAAGCGTTAGGACATATAGACGAAGCAGTTGtagatttgttcgatcaacttgATAGGAGGGTCACACCCGTCCCAGTAATTTTGGCCGAAACGTTCAGATCTTTGAGTGCGTTTCGGAGAACGGGTGAGGGAAGATTCATTGGTTGTGCACAGCTCCTGTTAGTTTGGTTCCAcaatcacttttggaaggtggataagGTTTCTTATCAAGTATTCTTTGAAAATTATTCTCCTTTGAAGGAATTAGTAGTGACACCGAGACGTGACAAGATTACAGGGGAAAGATGGATAATGATCCTTCAAAATCTCCAAgatgaagatgttgaatggaaagctccttggatggtactCGACGAGATTTTGTATCGATGTGGGGacttcgactgggtccctttacttgGAATTTAGGGAGCTGTCAGATATACCCTTTTGCTCGtgttaagacaatatagatcaaGACAGTTCATACCGGCAACACAAGGGCTGGCCGaagtgagttttcttataagggtAATAATTACAGGGGAAAGATTCGAGAGATGTCTAACGCTTGGAAACAAATTCACCAGATGAAAAGAATTACCGTAGGAGCAACAACAACCCCCGAATATCATGGGTGGCGGAGTaagaggattaatgataacatccctagGCCAAGAGAAAAATGCGTTCGATCTATAGAGGAGCATTTATGAGTAGTTCcatcagaattagagatcatcaaacaaGACTTCGAGAAAATAAGTTCGGAGTTGGGAAAGAAGATAGAGCAGCTAGAAGAGGAAAAGATGCATTTGGGACTAGATGTTGATATCTACAAGTTGGAAGCTGAAAAGTTAAGGAAAGGGAAgaacaaggctgaagaggatttagatagtctaaaaacagattataAAAAGCTGCGTCTGTCAATAAGAACTGCGGGATTGGGTAAAACGTCGGAGAAATGGCGACAGgagatcaaggaaaagaagacCAAAGCTGAttagtgggaaaagaaatttcaagacaCCCAAGCTCAAGAGAGCACTTTGGAGAAAAGTTTGTTGGAATACCGAAATGAAAAAGCAAGATTAAAAGCTCGAGTAGCGGAgttagaaaagtcacttcacttgTGCCGTAGTCATAACTCTATGGTCGAGCTAAGAGCAAGTTTGAGTAAAATTgaagaattgaaggaaaagatAGGAGAGCTTGAAGACGCATTATAAAATTCTGAATTACGAGTAGAACTTCTTGCAAGACGCAATGAACAGTGCCAAGAGCAGCTTcatcattttcaaaatcaaattagagatagagattacattatgggagaagctgtgactcaagtgcgggaagtggctgatcatttgcaaaCCTTAGCGGTCCAGGCCGATATAATAAGTTTGAAATATGAATCGGAATCAAGTCGGGGTCGAGAGTTAGCTTGGATCCTTAGGAGAGTTAAGGCTTTAAGCATAaaggcaaagccgtatatgtaatccactttacgtaaagaaatttattttctagtcaagtatttctaatgaaattgaattagaatcaatgCCTTTTTGCATCCATTCATTTTGCATCGCATtttatcatatgcattaaagtttcaaaaaaagGCCCTAATTCATTAAAACTATGACAGTTATCCTGGAACATCCTTACGGCACAAGAAAGAAGACAAAAGTAATGGATCAAGGGTTAGAAAGgttggaacaaatgcaaaaagaaatgcaagataagatgcaagaacaattggataaaatccaacaagaTGCGCTGGAATCCTAAAGAACTGTGATGAGCCAACTGGCATAATTATTGGCTGATAAAGGAAAGAGCCCTGTAATCAATTTGGGAGATGATCAGGAGGACCCTGTTTATCCTCTAGGTTTTGCCCCAACGAACACTCAGGCACAACTGGATATGTGTTCACATGGAGTGCGTGATCACATTAGACCTCAATGCCAAGTCAGCGCCTCGGCACCGATGAACTTCCAGACAGGCTCGGGTTCCAACCCAAGAGATAATCCAACAAACCCTATTGTCCCTGATCTAGACGATGTAGCGGAAGTAGAGAAGGCAAAGGTGGGTTTACCGAAGCAACTTGAAGATATGTGTAGGTGGTTAGAGGAAAAGTTCCAAACAATGGAAAGTGTTGATTACCGTTGCAAGATCGATGCCAAAGACTTGAGCTTGGTCCCTAACTTAGTTCTCCCGCTTAAGTttaaaatgccagaatttgagaagtatAACGGGACTAGCTGTCCTGAAGCCCATATCACTATCTTCTTTCGGAGGATGACGGGATATATCAACAATGATCAATTGTTAATTCACTGTTTCCAGGAAGTTTGATCGGAGCTGCGACCAAATGGTATAACCAGGTGGGTCGAGCCCAAATTTGCTTATGGAAAGATTTGGCACAAGCCTTCATGAGACAATATAGCCACGTAGCGGACATGACACCCGATAGGATCATGCTActaaacatggagaagaaacagaatgaaagctttaggcagtatgcccagagatggagagaagtggcaactcaagtccaaccacctcttcTGGAAAAAAACCACaatgcttttcatcaatactttaaaggccccgttcatcactcatatgttgggaagcgccactaagagcttctcagatatagtgatgaccggtgaaatgattgaaaatgcagtaAGAAATGGTAAAATAGATGCGGGGGAAAACTTTAAAAGACCGACTTCGAGGAAGAAAGAAGGCAAGGTAAATAATGTGAGTACATACAACAAGGGATTTTCAAAGCCAATCACTATTGGTTCACCAAGGATGGTAGCTACCAGTCATCAATGCCCTCCAAGGCAGGAGTCCAGTTCGAGGTCAGAAAAACCCCAGTTTACACCTATCTCGATAACGTATAGAGAGTTGTACCAAAATCTATTTAATGCACATGTGGTATCTCTTTTTTATCTAAGACCCATGCAACCCCCGTTCCTTAAGTGGTATGACACAAACGCTCAATGCGAATATCATGCAGGGATAACGGGGCATTCGATTGAGAATTGTACTGCATTTAAGAAGGTGGTCGAAAGACTCATCAAAATGGATATTGTAAAATTAGATGACCCCTCCGGTCCAAATGTAGCAGGAAACCTGTTGCCCGATCATACGGATAAAGGGGTAAATGCGATAGCCGAGGGTGGAAGTAAGAGAATTAAGGCAGATGTGATGGAGGTAAGAACCCCATTGAAATGTGTTTGGGAACAGATGGTATGTAGGGGTCTAATCACTCAAGATTTAGATGAAAGGCCTAAAGGGGCAGGAATATACTGTGAGTTCCATGCCAAGAAAGGTCATAATATCCAAGAATGTGTAGAGTTCAAGACcatggtgcaaaatctgatggACAATAAAGAGATAGAGTTTTATGAAGAATTCAAGGAATTTGAAGAAAGAGAGATCTGCGCCTCAGAGGAAGGACCCATAGAAAGGTTCCAGATGGtcaatcacccagtggtgattatttcacaGCCAATGAGCAATGAAGCAGGGATACAAATACCACCGaaagtcataatccaaaaaccagTACCCTTTTCCTATAAGgataacaaaaaggttccttggaattatgaCTATAACGTGACAATACCAGGAGAGGGGAACCCGATAAATGTTTCAGAAAAGAGTAATGATGATGGATTCAACACACGTAGTGGAAAGCGTTACGATCCAGCAACTTCAAAAACAGAGCCTgcaaaaggaaaagccttggtgGTCGAACGAAAGAAGGAAAAGGCGGTCCTAACTGAATCACCTGTCAACGAGCTAGTAACGGAGAATGAAGTTAGGGAGTTTCTAAAGTTCTTAAAACATAGTGAATACAGTGTCGTAGAGCAGTTACATAAACAACCAGCTCGTATCTCGGTACTAGTGTTACACCCTGACCCGCGTTCATTTCcagattagagttacgaggcattactaaacaaaGCACACATCCGAACAATTTACAAGTACACATAAACAAGTCTCTTAAAtcaatgaaattttaaatcataAAGCTAACATAaactctttataatttattccATATTTTAAAACGAACATATATATAGTCACATAAATCATAagcaaaaatatcaaataaatcaaaaatcactttttcATAATCGGCACATCATGCGTTTACATTCAATAACTTACATTGACTGAATTTAATAGACTTATCATTATATTTCTATATACAACTTAgtcattaaaattcaaataacaaaaCCAATTTACTTAAAACACGTATACCCTTCTAGTTTTATTATAACACAAGTCACTATTCAAATGGTCAAACCCAAATACAAAAGCTGAAAATAAACTTGCTAATTCATATGTTTTAGTAAATAACTATTTTCATTCAACTAAATTACATGGCACGCAATTAATATTACATAGTACCGAACTAAAATATATTGTTCCAAAATTAGCAATTTATAACAAACTCATCactaatatatataacatgtccGTATGTAAGTAGGCTTAATACACTAATCATAATTAGttcattatgtatatattaaacaCTTATTAACCTATTACAAGATTATGCATGTGTGTATTCCAAATGGGTTATTTCCgaacatccatatttcattatcactaCAAAACTAATTAAGACATATTCGGTCATTATAACACTCAAACCATAGCatatttatgttttcttaataTTCTCCAAAACACATACTTATCAATATAAATATGAACACCAAAACTGAATCATATAATCACTTACATTTTCAaatcaaacataatttaaatacaccacatgtatatacaaaatttctaaatacctaattatcacataacataatcTTAATTCAACTAACATCCAATATTAATCTTATTGCCGAAACACATAACTAAATATCACCTTTTTATTCAACTTATATCACAAGACTTTAATATCTAACATAAATCAAATTTATCACATACATGTAACTTGAAAATCTCATTCAAATGCAAGCTCAAATCATGATCAAATGTAGtcaaattcaagcataaaaattaaACACATCAAGCAcccattcaaaaacacataaaacccaatttaaacaaaatgatcatGCACAAGCCATTTTTAAACCAAACCGAACACaagcatggaaattaaaccattttcgcatggctatttatatattatgatccaaaactaaccaaaacataatcaagcctatacatgccataagatcgagttcaactttaacaaaataccaaaagaagtcaatagtgtgatagactatgctgatgatctccgagctcgtaacgcggctcccaaaatctataaaacagaggtaaacaaaaacacacacagtaagctattaaagcttagtaagtcataagaaaaaattcatatatatatatactaatacttattccatcattaagttaaaataaaccaaatattctaatattttgtaccatataacaatttaataaaaatcacattgtattttcatataaacaaaccatatggccaaatacacataaatatttCGCAAAGCCAAATTTTCaacaaatcattatgccaaaacatGCTTATATTCAAATGGTTAACTCATACTcgatatttcatttgaaactattatcaatttaaaataatcaacttaccttaaCACTAATTAAGTAAATGGCTAACACATGCCTGAATAATTTAGCTTTCTTAACACATTTATTTGCTTTTACTATTTTTCACATAAGATTTATAGAACATAGAACCTTGTATAaaacaccggcataaagcctgctaggcacaaagcccgatacatttcaccggcacaaagcctgctagacataaaatCTGAAGTAATTCACCGACATCAAGTCTGCTAGGCATTAAGCCTAAAAATCTCAGATACAAGGATGATCTTTCGTATAATTCTTTATGTTTACATAAGTCTTACACAATAACCGTATCTCTGTaagaattgaattatattcaattcTTCATAGCAAACAAACATTCGAACcacatatgtataatttacaaCATTAAAATTCAGCTCAAAGAATTTGTAACCTATATTCGAACcacatatgtatgtaaaattcatacattaaattCAGCTCAAAAACTTGGTAACCTATATTTGAACcacatatgtatataaaattcatacattaaataTAGCTGAagaactttaaatatatatattcgaaccaTATGtgcatatacatataattcataatATTATGTTCAGCTCAAAGAACTTATATCATACATTCAAactttatacatataattcataactttaatttcaactcaagaaattaaATCTTACATTTGAAATACTTATCCatataaattctactattagtttcATATCATTGAACTTAAAGCATACTTTAgctaatatacatataatttataccATTAATATCAACCTCCCAAAATCAATTTCAATGTTCGGCTATCACATAAAAAAATCACtaagttttattcaatttatattcTTTTAGTTCCAGCTTACTAAATGTATGAcagatatatttatataaattccaattttataacatttaaattgctattagacttacctcggatagtGAAAAATTGAAATCGGATAATTAATCGACGATTttggtttttccccgatctagctccgatttctttggttcttgatctaaacatatacaaaatgagctagtttaaatattattaacttcaatttaatccaaaaacacataaatggaaaattacaaatttgcccttaacattttacatttttcacaatttagtccgaattacacaaaacacaaaacattcaaattttgacTATACTATGGTTAGGCTGAAACTTCATTATACTCATACAAGTCTATGCATTTCAATTATTActtattttagtccctcaaaaatttattttcacaatttagccctaaatactcaaatttatcaaaaattccaaaacaaaacatgttaatctaacacatatatttcatatttcatcaactaacatcataaaactcaaacatccatcaatggcacatttcaaaatcatcatcaattcacaaaattgaagcatgggttttgaagaacacaaaacaacgatatcaaaaacgtaaaaattatcaaaaaccgaacaaagaactaacattaatcaaaattcaaaatggtcGAACCCTTagcttgttctttcctttttcttttcttttacattcGGTTAGTAGAAACAAAAAAATGATAATGGCTTTTTAActtatgtttgtttgtttttattataataactttataatatattatttattattataacctttataattattataaaaactatataatatatacatagtgCCGTCCATTCATTAATTCAATGGAAAAATTGCAACATGAAACcttcatattaaaagaacaacgaCTATTTGGCCCTTCTaaaaataaccactaaatttttattttatgcgattaagcccaattctcaaattaagcactcaaacaataaaattaattcacgaaactttcacacatataaattcacacataataaacacagaaaaaaaatattaaaatatttttcagactcagatGTGTGGTTTCGAagccactgttccgatttgggtcaaaatcgggctattacaactagTGTTACTCTTAAGCTCGGAGGTACATCGCAGCGCGTTAATGAAAGTATTAAATGAAACTTACGTCACTAATGACATCTCTGTGAACAAGTTAGACCGTTTGGTTGGTAACATAAGCGCtgataactttattttctttaatgatgatAAAATACCGCCGAGAGGCATGGGATCGACCAAAGCTCTGCACATTACAACCCGCTGCAAGGGGTATACGTTGCCAGGGGTACTAATTGATAATGGATCAACCCTAAAGGTCTTACCCTTATCTACCCTGAATAGGTTGCCCGTGGACAGCTCGCACATGAAAACATGCCAGAACATAGTGAGGCGTTCGATGGTACTGAAAGAAGAGTAATGGGAAGGATTGAAATACCCCTCCTAATCGGCCCAAGCACGTATGAGGTAGATTTCCTGGTAATGGACATCAAGCATTCTTACAATTGTTTGttaggaagaccttggattcattcagcATGAGCAGTACCTTCATCGTTGCACCAAAAGTTGAAGCTGGTAACAGAGGGTCGGCTGGTGACAATCAATGTAGAGGAGGACATCATTGCGGCTGTAACTAGTGACGCACCTTATATAGGGACAGAAGAATAAGCAATTGAATGTTCATTCCAATCTTTGGAATTTGTAAACGCAACCTTCATTGTTGAAGGGAATAAGATCCCCACACCCAGAATATCCAAAACAACGAGGATGAGCTTACAAATGATGGCTGGAAGAGGGGCTCTACCTAGAAAAGGACTTGGGAAATACCTCCAAGGGAGAATGGAGGTACCCAGATTGGTGGACAAACGAGACTGCTTTGGCTTGGGATATAGGCCAGATGCAAGGCAAAAGAGGAAAGAGGTGGAGAGGAAGTAGGAAAGAAGAAAGGCACGTTTGAGTGGGGAGGAAACAAAATGGGAACCCATGACATTCCCCCACATATCCAAAACATTCGTGTCAGGGGGAACTATTCACCCTTAACGAAGGACGTCAAGAAAAGGAACTGCAGAAGGGATGTTAGGGGATCTAAGCATTAATGTCATATACGAGGAAGAAATTGGATAAGAGAATTCATCAGGCATTCGCCCTTATGAGCCGGGAAGcgttctaaataattggactgcCGAGAAGATCCCTGTAACTTTTAAAGtcaattcagagtaatattcagaacacacttgttgctctGAGCCTGGGAGTAacaagaatcttttgtaaaaggtaTATGTCTAAAATCttatttcaatgaaatatatCATTCAGTctcattttgagcaaatattcttttattctttccatttcattcataaacatactgtgcatataattattcttagattctttcttTAAATCTACTTTTCACCTCAATAACAGGTCCTCAGATAttaatgatatgagcgacactgctaCTAACTCAGAGTCcccttttgagcaagacatgggTATAGAGGATTCataggattttgaagatgatcgaggctgtaacttatctcctgatttgttaagaatggtagaacaagaagaaaaatagaTCCTACCTTATAAAGAGTCGGTAGAAGTAGTGAGCTTAGGGGAGGGAAAAGAAGTGAAAATTGGAGCTTGCATTGACGCGGAGATGAAGCGAGATCTCATTAAGTTGCTCCAAGAATTCAAGGATTTCTTTGCATGGTCCTATCAAGAAATGCCCGGGTTAAACACTGATATAGTGGTACACCGACTCTCCATAAAGAAAAAATGTAAACCAGATCAACAAAAATTCCGAATGATGAGACCTGATgtcttgttgaaaataaaagaagaaattaagaagcaatttgatgctggttttttacaggtggtcaagtatttggaatgggtagccaacataaTCCCTatacctaagaaagatgggaaagtgcgaatgtgtgtggactacagagatcTGAACAAAGCCAGTCCCAAAGATAATTTCCCGTTACCCTATATTGATACCTTAGTTGACAACACTGTCGGTTACTcgttgttttccttcatggatggtttctccgggtatAACCAAATTAGAATGCATCTTGAAGACATAGAGAAGACCACCTTCATAAtgatgtggggaacattctgctacaaactgatgccgtttggactaaaAAAtacgggagcaacgtatcagagagccatggtaaccatATTCTACGACATAATGCATAAAAATATagaagtctatgttgatgacatgatcgcgaagtctagaacagAAGGTGAACATGTGCGAGTCCTTAGAAAATTGTTCATAAGGTTAAAAAAATTCCAGCTAAAGTTAAATCCAGCGAAATGCACCTTCGGGGCCAGATCAGGAAAATTGCTGGGGTTCGTGGTCAGTGAGAGAGGAATTGAGATCGATCCAGAAAAAGTAAAGGCTATACAAGAACTACCTCCGCcgcgtactcaaaaagaagttcgaggttttttAAGGAGACTAaactacatcgctcggttcatttcacaattaactgagaaatgtgaccccatatttcgtctccttaagaaacacaatctaggtgtatgggatgaagagtgtcagacaACTTTTGAAAAGGTCAAAAATTACTTGTCCAACGCTCCAGTGCTAATGCCACCTTGCCCAAATAAgccattgatactgtatttggcagtTTTTGaaaattccatggggtgcgtgcttggccaacatgatgagttaggacgaaaagaaagagcaatctactatctcagtaagaagttcactgaatgcgagaCGAGATATTCACCAATTGAGAAACTATGTTGTGCTATGATCTGGAcaactcggagattgagacaatacatgttgtaccatacaaccTGGTTAATCTCTAAACtggaccctctgaaatacatgatggagtcgactgctctaaatggaaggatggcccgatggcaaattctactgtctgaatttgatatagtctatgtgaaccggAAAGt from the Gossypium hirsutum isolate 1008001.06 chromosome D09, Gossypium_hirsutum_v2.1, whole genome shotgun sequence genome contains:
- the LOC107892730 gene encoding uncharacterized protein, with amino-acid sequence MIENAVRNGKIDAGENFKRPTSRKKEGKVNNVSTYNKGFSKPITIGSPRMVATSHQCPPRQESSSRSEKPQFTPISITYRELYQNLFNAHVVSLFYLRPMQPPFLKWYDTNAQCEYHAGITGHSIENCTAFKKVVERLIKMDIVKLDDPSGPNVAGNLLPDHTDKGVNAIAEGGSKRIKADVMEVRTPLKCVWEQMVCRGLITQDLDERPKGAGIYCEFHAKKGHNIQECVEFKTMVQNLMDNKEIEFYEEFKEFEEREICASEEGPIERFQMVNHPVVIISQPMSNEAGIQIPPKVIIQKPVPFSYKDNKKVPWNYDYNVTIPGEGNPINVSEKSNDDGFNTRSGKRYDPATSKTEPAKGKALVVERKKEKAVLTESPVNELVTENEVREFLKFLKHSEYSVVEQLHKQPARISVLVLHPDPRSFPD